A region of Maniola jurtina chromosome 18, ilManJurt1.1, whole genome shotgun sequence DNA encodes the following proteins:
- the LOC123874434 gene encoding putative mediator of RNA polymerase II transcription subunit 29, with product MKLLVILAVTLAISLAEVMEMDEESIDDLQAAASMDLQKSQQYVQSKGYAPTRPWNPPSNNYNNAAPPPSPPASQGGYAPVQNNPPQNTYYPQNNWDSWNNNQNQNTWNNPQNSWTQNPQNPANNQQNNWNNQNTGSQNTWTTPTNPPSSQNTWTKPTNTGSQNWNNQNTNNNWNNWNQTPSSTSTTTESVAVIKNEQSLGENGSYKYEYEIADGTHVAEEGYFTNPNTEKESLVKKGFYSFTAADGKVYSVTYWADDTGFHAIGDHLPKPPPVPEAIQASIDQNAKEEAAKAEAEKNKQQQGYYPPGQEPPRPIAPPQTGPSTFPQTSPPQTYPTKPQQPPQTQYPQQTYYPQQQQQQTYYPPTNYYPPQTGYGRRR from the exons ATGAAGCTG ctAGTCATTCTCGCCGTCACGCTAGCGATCTCGCTAGCAGAAGTTATGGAAATGGATGAAGAGTCGATAGACGATCTTCAGGCTGCTGCTTCTATGGACCTTCAAAAGTCACAACAATATGTTCAATCTAAAGGTTACGCTCCGACAAGGCCCTGGAATCCTCCttcaaataattataacaatgcAGCTCCTCCTCCTTCTCCCCCAGCTTCCCAAGGTGGCTACGCCCCAGTTCAAAATAATCCTCCACAAAACACTTACTACCCACAAAACAACTGGGACTCTTGGAACAATAACCAAAACCAAAACACGTGGAACAATCCTCAGAACTCATGGACCCAGAATCCTCAGAACCCAGCAAATAACCAGCAAAATAACTGGAACAACCAGAACACGGGTTCACAAAACACGTGGACCACACCCACAAACCCACCAAGTTCACAAAATACGTGGACTAAGCCCACAAACACTGGTTCTCAAAACTGGAACAACCAaaacacaaataataattggAACAACTGGAATCAGACGCCTTCTTCCACATCCACGACAACTGAGTCCGTTGCAGTCATAAAAAATGAACAATCCCTCGGAGAAAATGGCAGCTACAAATATGA ATATGAAATCGCTGACGGCACGCACGTAGCTGAAGAAGGTTACTTCACGAATCCGAACACAGAAAAAGAGAGCCTTGTGAAGAAAGGGTTCTACTCCTTCACCGCAGCTGACGGCAAAGTTTACTCCGTCACATACTGGGCAGATGATACCGGTTTCCATGCTATTGGTGACCATTTGCCCAAACCACCACCAGTTCCCGAAGCGATTCAAGC atCAATCGACCAAAACGCCAAGGAGGAAGCGGCAAAAGCCGAAGCAGAGAAGAACAAACAACAACAGGGTTACTATCCCCCAGGTCAAGAACCACCAAGACCGATAGCGCCACCACAAACAGGCCCGTCAACATTTCCACAAACATCGCCCCCGCAAACGTACCCTACCAAACCTCAGCAACCACCCCAAACGCAGTACCCTCAACAGACCTATTATCCTCAACAGCAACAGCAGCAAACCTATTATCCCCCAACGAACTACTACCCTCCTCAAACTGGATACGGTCGTCGTCGGTAA